From Streptomyces qinzhouensis, one genomic window encodes:
- a CDS encoding ABC transporter substrate-binding protein gives MRNLVRTLATGGAVLALTLVVAGCGGDDTVGDAAGDKGGKGGDKATGGAISVDTALGKVSLKKAATKVVTLEWTYTEELVALGVAPAGNADNKGYGTWVTAKGAALPEGVTDVGNRNEPSLEKIRALQPDLIVVDNERSAANLKQLQDIAPVLAFTYTTKPQLDTMKKNFGELAKAVGKTNEATAVTGRIDAAAADLKARLEKGGKGGLTYAVGQGFTANGTASVRMLTDDAIAPQVLNLAGLKNGWTGKGDAWGMTTVGVEGLTTTAKDATFLYVAAANDNPFTGAFAKNPVWKGLGFVKSQQVQPLDPGTWLFGGPLSALQILDETGKALKV, from the coding sequence ATGCGGAATCTGGTGCGCACCCTCGCGACGGGCGGTGCCGTCCTGGCACTCACTCTGGTCGTGGCCGGGTGCGGTGGCGACGACACGGTCGGCGACGCCGCGGGAGACAAGGGCGGCAAGGGCGGTGACAAGGCGACCGGCGGCGCGATCAGCGTCGACACCGCCCTGGGCAAGGTCAGCCTGAAGAAGGCCGCGACCAAGGTGGTCACGCTGGAGTGGACGTACACCGAAGAGCTGGTCGCCCTCGGTGTCGCCCCCGCCGGGAACGCCGACAACAAGGGCTACGGCACCTGGGTCACCGCCAAGGGCGCCGCGCTCCCGGAGGGCGTCACCGACGTCGGCAACCGCAACGAGCCCAGCCTGGAGAAGATCCGCGCCCTCCAGCCCGATCTGATCGTCGTCGACAACGAGCGCTCCGCGGCCAATCTGAAGCAGCTCCAGGACATCGCCCCGGTGCTGGCCTTCACCTACACCACCAAGCCGCAGCTCGACACCATGAAGAAGAACTTCGGCGAGCTGGCCAAGGCCGTCGGCAAGACCAACGAGGCGACCGCCGTCACCGGGCGCATCGACGCCGCCGCCGCCGACCTCAAGGCCCGGCTGGAGAAGGGCGGCAAGGGCGGTCTGACGTACGCCGTCGGCCAGGGCTTCACCGCCAACGGCACCGCGTCCGTCCGGATGCTCACCGACGACGCCATCGCCCCCCAGGTGCTCAACCTGGCCGGGCTGAAGAACGGCTGGACCGGCAAGGGCGACGCCTGGGGCATGACGACCGTCGGCGTCGAGGGCCTGACCACGACCGCCAAGGACGCCACCTTCCTCTATGTGGCCGCCGCCAACGACAACCCCTTCACCGGCGCCTTCGCCAAGAACCCGGTCTGGAAGGGCCTCGGCTTCGTCAAGAGCCAGCAGGTGCAGCCCCTGGACCCCGGCACCTGGCTGTTCGGCGGCCCGCTGTCGGCGCTCCAGATCCTCGACGAGACCGGTAAGGCACTGAAGGTCTGA
- a CDS encoding TetR/AcrR family transcriptional regulator, with protein MRTVNAALRAAKREALLDAAAQCFAERGYEATRTADICALVGMSSGNLFHYFRTKHDVLLALVEREGIRTAAFLDELGAELGPFDALLGLLEGVCEMAADPVAGGLALEISAQAHRDEDVALRYKANDRSFRDGLAALVRAADAAGEIRTDLTPEAAATWLAALVDGVFARVEADPGFRPEEQTAVLRRLVTHLLQEGGT; from the coding sequence ATGAGAACCGTGAACGCCGCCCTGCGGGCCGCCAAACGGGAGGCACTGCTGGACGCCGCGGCGCAGTGCTTCGCCGAGCGGGGCTACGAGGCCACCCGTACCGCCGATATCTGCGCCCTCGTCGGAATGAGCTCCGGCAATCTCTTCCACTACTTCCGCACCAAGCACGATGTGCTCCTCGCCCTGGTGGAGCGGGAGGGCATCCGGACCGCCGCCTTCCTCGACGAACTCGGTGCCGAACTCGGCCCCTTCGACGCGCTCCTCGGCCTGCTGGAGGGTGTCTGCGAGATGGCGGCCGACCCGGTCGCCGGGGGGCTCGCCCTGGAGATCTCGGCCCAGGCCCACCGCGACGAGGATGTCGCGCTGCGCTACAAGGCGAACGACCGCTCCTTCCGGGACGGCCTCGCCGCGCTGGTACGGGCCGCGGACGCCGCGGGTGAGATCCGTACCGATCTGACCCCCGAGGCCGCCGCGACCTGGCTCGCCGCGCTCGTCGACGGAGTCTTCGCCCGGGTCGAGGCCGATCCGGGCTTCCGGCCCGAGGAGCAGACGGCCGTCCTGCGGCGCCTCGTCACGCATCTGCTTCAGGAAGGCGGGACATGA
- a CDS encoding ABC transporter permease yields the protein MSSLSLAVRDTSTMLRRNLLHARRYPSMTLNLLLTPIMLLLLFVYIFGDTMSAGIGGSGADRADYIAFLVPGLLLMTIGSTTIGTAVSVSTDMTEGIIARFRTMAIHRGAVITGHVIGSVLQSIISVTIVGAVAVAIGFRSTDATVVEWVLAFGLLSLFALALTWIAVGMGLVSPNAEAASNTAMPLIFLPLISSTFVPLDAMPGWFQPIAEYQPFTPAIETVRGLLLGTEIGNNGWLAIAWCLGLAALGYFWSKSVFNRDPK from the coding sequence ATGAGCTCCCTTTCCCTCGCCGTGCGCGACACGTCCACGATGCTGCGGCGGAACCTGCTGCACGCCCGGCGCTACCCGTCGATGACGCTCAACCTGCTGCTCACCCCGATCATGCTGCTCCTGCTGTTCGTCTATATCTTCGGCGACACGATGAGCGCGGGCATCGGCGGCAGCGGCGCGGACCGCGCCGACTACATCGCGTTCCTCGTTCCCGGACTGCTGCTGATGACCATCGGCAGCACCACGATCGGCACCGCGGTCTCCGTCTCCACCGATATGACCGAGGGCATCATCGCCCGCTTCCGCACGATGGCCATCCACCGCGGCGCCGTGATCACCGGTCATGTCATCGGCAGCGTCCTTCAGTCGATCATCAGCGTCACCATCGTCGGTGCCGTCGCCGTCGCCATCGGCTTCCGTTCCACCGACGCGACCGTCGTGGAGTGGGTCCTCGCCTTCGGCCTGCTGTCGCTGTTCGCCCTGGCGCTGACCTGGATCGCCGTGGGCATGGGCCTGGTCAGCCCGAACGCCGAGGCCGCCAGCAACACCGCGATGCCGCTGATCTTCCTGCCGCTGATCTCCAGCACCTTCGTCCCGCTCGACGCGATGCCCGGCTGGTTCCAGCCGATCGCCGAGTACCAGCCCTTCACCCCGGCCATCGAGACCGTCCGCGGTCTGCTGCTCGGTACCGAGATCGGCAACAACGGCTGGCTGGCCATCGCCTGGTGCCTCGGCCTGGCCGCGCTGGGCTACTTCTGGTCCAAGTCGGTCTTCAACCGCGACCCCAAGTAA
- a CDS encoding glycine-rich domain-containing protein, with protein sequence MTSVSALAYRRWSRAPLAACATVLAVCATTLVTGTAPAHATTGVRVFSESGTFTVPAGVTGLTIDIWGAGGGGAGSGPTTAQGDEPGGGGGGGAGGYVHGAVDVLPEQQVTITIGAAGAGGAPSTAGSSGTKSTIEVGATVRATAEGGGGGFPLLGSPSHAGGGDGGGGTAPAETALGGGGYVRTGGGRGSTNPPLYPIVVSPGGVGGKPSNTGSSNPDTAAAGGDGASLGPGDTYTSGNPGTPGYAIIRWSF encoded by the coding sequence ATGACATCCGTTTCCGCACTGGCATACCGCCGGTGGAGCAGAGCCCCGCTGGCCGCCTGTGCCACCGTGCTGGCTGTCTGCGCGACCACTCTTGTCACCGGCACCGCCCCCGCACACGCCACCACGGGCGTGCGCGTCTTCAGCGAGAGCGGCACCTTCACCGTGCCCGCCGGAGTCACCGGCTTGACCATCGACATCTGGGGAGCCGGCGGTGGCGGCGCGGGCTCGGGCCCCACTACGGCTCAAGGCGACGAGCCAGGCGGGGGCGGTGGCGGCGGTGCCGGTGGGTACGTCCACGGCGCAGTCGATGTGCTCCCTGAGCAGCAGGTCACCATCACCATCGGTGCCGCCGGTGCGGGCGGCGCGCCCAGTACCGCAGGTTCAAGTGGCACCAAATCAACCATCGAGGTCGGTGCGACGGTACGAGCCACCGCAGAGGGCGGCGGCGGGGGCTTCCCGCTGTTGGGGAGCCCGAGCCACGCCGGGGGCGGTGATGGAGGAGGCGGTACCGCACCTGCCGAAACCGCCTTGGGGGGCGGCGGCTATGTACGTACCGGCGGCGGAAGAGGGAGCACGAACCCGCCCCTGTACCCCATTGTCGTATCGCCTGGAGGAGTGGGCGGCAAGCCTTCGAACACGGGCAGTTCCAACCCCGATACGGCCGCGGCCGGAGGAGACGGCGCTTCCCTCGGTCCCGGCGATACGTACACCTCCGGCAACCCGGGCACTCCCGGGTACGCGATCATCCGCTGGTCGTTCTAG
- a CDS encoding Tat pathway signal protein, whose amino-acid sequence MCQALSRRLKRVVTLDEIGLGLTGPAIAQEALEWHADPVSALTDLGRSDLDANRRTLLGQTVYSAAALVVPGQDWWQTMAKPSPDIPTGRQRVGRSDVATVQELTVAFSRMDQRCGGGHGRGALVQYLYSDVRSLLCGRFQNEDVRREMHSAAAELSYLSGWMAFDNAEHAIAQKYFLLAVKLSARAGNAPLSGHILRAMAHQAIDLGFANEGLNLAEVSIQGERYKAATPREKALLGVIHARGLAATGRRQPAIRALLQAEDDLASATSEILEPNRTFFFSEASLAHETACALRDMGDHAQAIRQFRRSANTRGAAFKRTHAVTLGYLGSEQMAGGRVDEACATWNRVLDAMEEGIYSGRARQAVLDMRALLSPYRRRGIPAVTELEARAVAYLKHVDWPTHTQG is encoded by the coding sequence TTGTGCCAGGCGCTGTCGCGCCGCCTCAAGCGGGTGGTGACGCTCGATGAAATCGGGTTGGGGCTTACTGGCCCGGCCATCGCGCAGGAAGCGTTGGAATGGCATGCCGACCCCGTCAGTGCGCTGACGGACCTGGGGAGATCCGATTTGGACGCCAACAGGCGAACTCTTCTAGGGCAGACGGTGTATTCAGCTGCAGCCCTCGTTGTGCCAGGTCAGGACTGGTGGCAAACCATGGCTAAACCATCGCCGGACATACCCACCGGTCGACAGCGTGTCGGGCGGAGCGATGTAGCGACAGTGCAAGAACTGACCGTGGCTTTCTCTCGCATGGACCAACGCTGCGGCGGAGGACACGGCCGCGGCGCCCTGGTCCAGTACCTCTATTCCGACGTTCGCAGCCTTCTGTGCGGCCGGTTCCAGAACGAGGACGTGCGACGCGAGATGCACTCGGCTGCGGCAGAGCTGTCCTACCTCTCCGGCTGGATGGCTTTCGACAACGCCGAGCACGCCATCGCGCAGAAGTACTTCCTCCTCGCAGTCAAACTCTCAGCCCGAGCAGGGAACGCACCCTTGTCCGGCCATATTCTGCGCGCCATGGCCCACCAGGCGATTGACCTGGGCTTCGCCAACGAGGGGCTGAATCTCGCCGAGGTGTCCATCCAGGGTGAGCGATACAAAGCTGCTACCCCACGCGAGAAGGCACTTCTCGGAGTGATTCACGCCCGCGGCCTGGCGGCCACAGGGAGGAGACAGCCCGCCATCAGAGCTCTGCTGCAAGCCGAAGACGATCTCGCATCCGCCACCTCGGAAATTCTGGAACCAAATCGGACTTTCTTCTTCAGCGAGGCGTCCCTTGCACATGAGACGGCCTGTGCCTTACGAGATATGGGCGACCATGCACAGGCGATCCGACAGTTCCGGCGCTCTGCCAATACTCGCGGTGCTGCTTTCAAACGGACTCACGCCGTAACATTGGGATATTTGGGATCGGAACAGATGGCAGGAGGCCGCGTGGATGAGGCCTGCGCGACCTGGAACAGGGTGCTGGATGCAATGGAAGAGGGTATTTACTCCGGCCGTGCCCGGCAGGCTGTCCTTGACATGCGTGCGCTCCTCTCGCCCTACCGCCGACGCGGCATTCCTGCCGTAACCGAACTCGAAGCCCGGGCCGTCGCATACCTCAAGCACGTAGATTGGCCGACACACACCCAGGGGTGA
- a CDS encoding AMIN-like domain-containing (lipo)protein: MRRLTTLATALVIASGGLMGTAGAAPVSAEAVCSAVWGSGPKAAPEQRAVPLRNIRTGRHACYDRMVFDITGATSVTGFHVQYVNEFRQDFTGDPIPVAGGAVLEIVVRAPSYDGNMNPTYPGVGKKPLPGVNVAGYQTFRDHKFGTSWEGQTQVGLGVRARLPFQVTRTNNQVIVDVAHSW; encoded by the coding sequence ATGCGACGGTTGACAACCCTCGCTACGGCCCTGGTGATCGCGAGCGGCGGCCTGATGGGGACGGCGGGCGCCGCGCCCGTGTCCGCGGAGGCCGTGTGTTCGGCGGTGTGGGGCAGCGGCCCGAAGGCGGCGCCCGAGCAGCGCGCCGTACCGCTGCGGAACATCCGCACCGGCCGGCACGCCTGTTATGACCGGATGGTCTTCGACATCACCGGCGCGACGAGCGTGACGGGCTTCCATGTCCAGTACGTCAACGAGTTCCGGCAGGACTTCACGGGCGATCCGATCCCCGTCGCGGGCGGCGCCGTCCTGGAGATCGTGGTGCGGGCGCCCAGCTATGACGGGAACATGAACCCCACCTACCCGGGGGTCGGCAAGAAGCCGCTGCCGGGGGTGAACGTCGCCGGGTACCAGACCTTCCGGGACCATAAGTTCGGCACGAGCTGGGAGGGGCAGACCCAGGTGGGCCTGGGGGTGCGCGCCCGGCTGCCGTTCCAGGTCACCCGGACGAACAATCAGGTGATCGTGGACGTGGCGCACAGCTGGTAG
- a CDS encoding SAM-dependent methyltransferase: MTQTLEIRPIGFVVGGRSEVSDDRWSGTAIIRLDPEFPAEVIQGLEEFSHLLVVWHFHRASPADVALHARHPRNDPRWPATGTFVHRNHRRPNQLAQSFPRLVRVDGLDLYVTDLDAVDGSPVYDLAPYFREMGPRGPVQQPSWPGEMLTDYWAEPTG; the protein is encoded by the coding sequence ATGACGCAGACGCTGGAGATCAGGCCCATCGGTTTCGTGGTCGGCGGACGGAGCGAGGTTTCCGACGATCGGTGGAGCGGTACGGCGATCATCCGCCTGGACCCGGAGTTTCCCGCCGAGGTGATTCAGGGTCTTGAGGAGTTCTCCCACCTGCTGGTGGTGTGGCACTTCCACCGGGCGTCCCCGGCGGATGTGGCTCTGCACGCGCGCCATCCGCGTAACGATCCCCGCTGGCCCGCCACCGGGACCTTCGTGCACCGCAATCACCGGCGTCCGAACCAGCTGGCCCAGTCGTTCCCCCGGCTGGTGAGGGTCGACGGACTCGACCTCTATGTCACCGACCTCGACGCCGTCGACGGGTCACCGGTCTACGATCTGGCGCCCTATTTCAGGGAGATGGGACCCCGAGGCCCCGTACAGCAGCCCTCATGGCCCGGTGAAATGCTCACCGACTACTGGGCCGAACCGACCGGCTGA
- a CDS encoding DUF418 domain-containing protein, producing MTRIPATPAAAPAAPPEPAPPEPAPASPSPVRLLNVDALRGFALLGILTVNIWAFADPYYAATAGNPTYDSALDHIVRFLVSLFFETKFYLLFSFLFGYSFTLQMAAAERAGASFRPRMLRRQAGLLTIGLLHGALLFHGEILTLYAVLGLVLLACRGLAPRRAARTAVVLLGVSGGLWLLLGLADLTDGGASPGPGSGPADKLAAFTGDAAATAGYHAGHLAETIGALVLLQGASSLAMFLLGLAAGRVRLFADPDAHRALFRRILRTGLPLGLAGAAFYAWCAVYRQGSALETLAFAVGQLTAPLLTAGYVILGLALFRTARGAAVERALAPLGKTALSAYLLQSLTLGVLFTGYGFGLIDRLAPLAVVAIVPAVFLAQLLLAKWWLRGHRYGPGEWLLRAATVAGIPKWREREGKRRAG from the coding sequence ATGACCCGGATACCGGCCACCCCGGCCGCCGCGCCTGCCGCACCCCCCGAGCCCGCACCCCCCGAGCCCGCGCCCGCCTCGCCCTCGCCCGTGCGACTGCTGAACGTCGACGCCCTGCGCGGCTTCGCGCTCCTGGGCATCCTCACCGTCAACATCTGGGCCTTCGCGGACCCCTACTACGCGGCGACCGCGGGCAATCCGACCTATGACTCGGCCCTCGACCACATCGTCCGCTTCCTGGTCTCACTCTTCTTCGAGACCAAGTTCTATCTGCTCTTCTCCTTCCTCTTCGGCTACAGCTTCACCCTCCAGATGGCCGCCGCCGAGCGGGCCGGCGCCTCCTTCAGGCCCCGGATGCTGCGCCGTCAGGCCGGGCTGCTGACCATCGGTCTGCTGCACGGCGCCCTGCTCTTCCACGGCGAGATCCTCACGCTGTACGCGGTCCTCGGGCTGGTGCTGCTGGCCTGTCGGGGTCTCGCGCCGCGCCGTGCGGCCAGGACCGCGGTCGTGCTGCTCGGTGTCTCGGGCGGACTCTGGCTGCTGCTCGGCCTCGCCGATCTGACCGACGGCGGCGCCTCGCCCGGCCCGGGTTCCGGCCCGGCCGACAAGCTGGCCGCCTTCACCGGGGACGCGGCGGCGACCGCCGGTTACCACGCGGGCCATCTCGCCGAGACGATCGGCGCGCTGGTGCTGCTCCAGGGCGCGAGTTCGCTGGCGATGTTCCTGCTGGGCCTGGCCGCCGGGCGGGTCCGGCTCTTCGCCGATCCGGACGCCCACCGCGCCCTGTTCCGCCGGATCCTGCGCACCGGACTGCCCCTGGGCCTGGCGGGCGCCGCGTTCTACGCCTGGTGCGCGGTCTACCGGCAGGGCTCGGCGCTGGAGACCCTCGCCTTCGCTGTCGGCCAGCTCACCGCGCCCCTGCTGACGGCGGGGTACGTGATCCTGGGCCTGGCCCTGTTCCGTACCGCACGCGGCGCGGCCGTCGAACGCGCCCTGGCGCCGCTGGGGAAGACCGCGCTGAGCGCCTATCTGCTCCAGTCGCTGACCCTGGGCGTCCTCTTCACCGGTTACGGCTTCGGCCTGATCGACCGGCTGGCGCCGCTCGCCGTTGTCGCGATCGTCCCGGCCGTCTTCCTCGCCCAGCTGCTGCTGGCGAAGTGGTGGCTGCGCGGCCACCGTTACGGCCCCGGCGAATGGCTGCTGCGGGCGGCGACGGTGGCCGGGATCCCGAAGTGGCGGGAGCGGGAGGGGAAGCGCCGGGCCGGGTAG
- a CDS encoding iron ABC transporter permease: MAVPVRLPARTAGKSRQGTGTRRPRALLVGGGLGLVLCAVAVVHLGMGSSGVGIADVVAVLTGGGTAHAEDILLGSRLPRTVTGLVVGIAVGVSGVLVQGATRNPLAAPDTLGVNAGAYFAVVLVAYTGLDLGPVPSGAAAFAGGLLAIGIVYLLSSGGVLTPGRVLLAGATVALAGTAAAEFLQMLDVEATRGLFFWGNGTLMQSDLQRPLITGAVVLAVACAAPLLARPLDLLALGDETASAMGVRVERIRPAAFLLAVLLSATAVSLAGPIGFIGLIAPVIVRTLGIRAHALLIPMAGVLACAVLLGADALSQVIVPPSAVYTSEIPVGVVTALVGGPVFMLLARRISTGDADTGAAVAVSGRRRAPAYAVVLGGGLAVLALAMVVSLRLGDVQIGYGQILSALTGVTDPVTESIVSYRLPRILVAALAGAALAVAGAAVQAVVRNPLAEPGLIGVTAGASLGAVTVIVAVPAAPAVALPAAAGIGGVLMLFVVVLIARGPRRAGVRPGLDPTRVVLVGLGAAATAMSLVNILVVSSQMNISAALSWLAGSTYGRDYDALGWLAVPAVVALLLVVAARPVNLLALGDELPRALGLELGRARLLVLGAGAVLAAGTAAAVGAVGFVGLVAPHLARRLVGNNGARMMPMAAILGALLVVTADAIGRWLLAPTEIPVGIVTALLGAPYLVWLLRRTKSSDGAM; encoded by the coding sequence ATGGCCGTCCCCGTCCGGCTCCCGGCCCGTACCGCCGGGAAGAGCCGCCAGGGGACCGGCACTCGCCGCCCACGGGCCCTGCTCGTGGGCGGCGGCCTCGGTCTCGTGCTGTGCGCCGTCGCCGTCGTCCACCTCGGCATGGGCTCGTCCGGCGTCGGCATCGCCGATGTCGTCGCCGTCCTCACCGGCGGCGGCACCGCCCACGCCGAGGACATCCTGCTCGGCAGCAGACTGCCGCGGACGGTGACCGGCCTGGTCGTCGGCATCGCCGTCGGCGTCTCCGGCGTCCTGGTGCAGGGCGCCACCCGCAATCCGCTCGCCGCCCCCGACACCCTCGGCGTCAACGCGGGCGCCTACTTCGCCGTCGTCCTCGTCGCCTATACGGGACTGGACCTGGGCCCGGTGCCGTCCGGCGCGGCCGCGTTCGCCGGCGGACTGCTCGCCATCGGCATCGTCTACCTCCTCAGCAGCGGCGGGGTCCTCACCCCCGGCCGGGTGCTGCTCGCCGGGGCGACGGTCGCCCTGGCCGGGACCGCCGCCGCCGAATTCCTCCAGATGCTGGATGTCGAGGCCACCCGCGGACTGTTCTTCTGGGGCAACGGCACCCTGATGCAGTCCGATCTCCAACGGCCCCTGATCACCGGTGCGGTCGTGCTCGCCGTCGCCTGCGCCGCGCCGCTGCTGGCCCGGCCGCTCGACCTGCTCGCCCTCGGCGACGAGACCGCCTCGGCGATGGGCGTACGGGTCGAACGGATCCGGCCCGCGGCCTTCCTGCTCGCGGTGCTGCTGTCGGCGACCGCGGTCTCCCTCGCGGGACCCATCGGCTTCATCGGACTGATCGCACCCGTCATCGTGCGCACCCTCGGCATCCGCGCCCACGCCCTGCTGATCCCCATGGCGGGCGTCCTCGCCTGCGCCGTCCTGCTCGGCGCCGACGCGCTCTCGCAGGTCATCGTGCCGCCGTCGGCCGTCTACACCTCCGAGATCCCCGTCGGCGTCGTCACCGCCCTCGTCGGCGGACCGGTCTTCATGCTGCTCGCCCGGCGGATCAGTACGGGCGACGCCGACACCGGAGCGGCCGTCGCGGTCTCCGGCCGACGGCGCGCCCCCGCCTACGCCGTCGTCCTCGGCGGCGGGCTGGCCGTGCTGGCCCTCGCGATGGTGGTGTCGCTGCGGCTCGGCGACGTACAGATCGGGTACGGGCAGATCCTCTCGGCCCTGACCGGTGTCACCGACCCCGTCACCGAGTCGATCGTCTCCTACCGGCTGCCGCGGATCCTGGTCGCGGCGCTCGCCGGGGCCGCTCTCGCGGTCGCGGGCGCGGCCGTGCAGGCGGTCGTCCGCAATCCGCTCGCCGAACCGGGCCTCATCGGTGTCACCGCCGGTGCCTCGCTGGGCGCGGTGACCGTGATCGTCGCCGTACCGGCGGCGCCCGCGGTCGCGCTGCCCGCGGCGGCCGGTATCGGCGGGGTCCTGATGCTGTTCGTGGTCGTGCTGATCGCCCGCGGCCCGCGGCGCGCCGGGGTCCGGCCCGGACTGGACCCCACCCGGGTCGTCCTCGTCGGCCTCGGCGCGGCGGCCACCGCGATGTCCCTCGTGAACATCCTGGTCGTCAGCTCGCAGATGAACATCTCGGCGGCGCTGAGCTGGCTCGCGGGCAGTACGTACGGCCGGGACTACGACGCCCTGGGCTGGCTGGCGGTGCCCGCGGTCGTCGCGCTGCTGCTGGTCGTCGCGGCCCGTCCGGTGAATCTGCTCGCCCTCGGCGACGAACTGCCCCGCGCGCTGGGCCTGGAGCTGGGCCGGGCCCGGCTGCTGGTCCTCGGCGCGGGCGCGGTCCTCGCCGCGGGCACGGCCGCCGCGGTCGGGGCCGTCGGCTTCGTCGGACTGGTCGCCCCGCATCTGGCCCGCCGGCTGGTCGGCAACAACGGCGCCCGCATGATGCCCATGGCGGCGATCCTGGGCGCGCTCCTCGTGGTCACCGCCGACGCCATCGGCCGCTGGCTGCTGGCCCCGACGGAGATCCCGGTGGGCATCGTGACGGCCCTGCTGGGGGCGCCGTATCTGGTGTGGCTGCTGCGCCGGACGAAATCGTCGGACGGCGCGATGTGA
- a CDS encoding ABC transporter ATP-binding protein, protein MGGARLVAEDLDVGHAGRPVLRQVGLELRPGTVTVLVGPNGCGKSTLLRTVAGLLPPLAGKISIDGAPLASFNRRALSQRLAFLPQSSQAPAGVSVRELVRHGRYAHRGALARHTAEDTEAIDWALAVTDAEPLVDRRLDELSGGERQRAWLAMVLAQRAGILLLDEPTTYLDLRHQFEVLDVVRRLAREHHIACGVVIHDLMQAAAYADDVVVVADGGVIAAGGADEVLTPDVIEQAFGLRVNVVRDATTGHLACFPVGSGTAPAEPGPVLAKDTPAPAEADPAAP, encoded by the coding sequence ATGGGCGGAGCCCGTCTGGTGGCCGAGGACCTGGATGTGGGGCACGCGGGACGACCGGTGCTCCGGCAGGTCGGCCTGGAGCTGCGGCCCGGCACGGTCACCGTGCTCGTCGGCCCCAACGGCTGCGGAAAGTCGACCTTACTGAGGACGGTCGCCGGTCTGCTGCCGCCGCTCGCCGGCAAGATCAGCATCGACGGCGCCCCCCTCGCCTCCTTCAACCGCCGGGCGCTCTCCCAGCGCCTCGCCTTCCTCCCCCAGTCCTCCCAGGCACCGGCCGGAGTGTCCGTCCGTGAACTGGTCCGGCACGGCCGCTACGCCCACCGCGGCGCCCTCGCCCGGCATACCGCCGAGGACACCGAGGCCATCGACTGGGCCCTCGCCGTCACCGACGCCGAACCCCTCGTCGACCGTCGCCTCGACGAACTCTCCGGCGGCGAACGCCAGCGCGCCTGGCTGGCGATGGTGCTCGCCCAGCGCGCGGGCATCCTTCTGCTCGACGAGCCCACCACCTATCTCGACCTCCGGCACCAGTTCGAGGTGCTCGACGTCGTCCGGCGGCTCGCGCGTGAGCACCACATCGCGTGCGGGGTCGTCATCCACGATCTGATGCAGGCCGCGGCGTACGCGGACGACGTCGTGGTCGTCGCGGACGGCGGGGTCATCGCGGCGGGCGGCGCCGACGAGGTCCTCACGCCCGATGTCATCGAGCAGGCCTTCGGGCTCCGGGTGAACGTCGTCCGCGACGCCACCACCGGCCATCTCGCCTGCTTCCCGGTCGGCTCCGGCACCGCGCCGGCCGAGCCCGGGCCCGTACTCGCGAAAGACACTCCCGCGCCGGCCGAAGCGGACCCGGCCGCCCCCTGA